Proteins encoded by one window of Flavobacterium sp. N502540:
- a CDS encoding TonB-dependent receptor: MKKLFLMLLFFCLQFSFAQETSSVSGIISGDGHQLQLANVHLLGTKYRSVTDSLGYYNFENVPVGNYTLQVSLVGFQTSKKKIDVRKGTVQAYDFELDDTDNQLNEVVVSGTLKAVKRLESAVPVEVYSPVFFKKNPTPSIYDALQNINGVRPQLNCGVCNTGDIHINGLEGPYTLVLIDGMPIVSSLSTVYGLSGIPNSLVERIEIVKGPASSLYGSEAVGGLINIITKNPTNAPVFSADYFTTTYLENNLDLGMKFNAGKKATSLLGVNYFNYDQVIDKDNDNFTDVTLSKRISVFNKWSFHRNDNRLFTIAARGMYEDRWGGDVRWERKYRGGNEIYGESIYTKRGELIGSYQLPFEEKLMLSFSGNVHYQDSRYGTTSYIANQKIGFLQLTWDKKIGSNDFLAGIASRYSYYDDNTPATKNAEKTWLPGIFVQDEITFSPKSQVLLGARYDYNSIHGSIFTPRFAYRFKANENTIFRLNAGTGFRVVNLFTEDHAALTGSRDVVLKSDLKPEKSVNVNLNYIQKINFDNGVFVGIETTAFYTRFSNKIISDYETDPNKIIYDNIDGYALSQGISTNVDVNFTNGLKFILGATVLDNKNVQDKISQRPFLTERFTGTWSVSYKINPWNLVLDYTGNVYSPMKLPLLNEYDPRNPNSPWYSIQNIQFTFTGWKNFELYGGIKNLLNFTPKQNNPFLISRTNDPFDKNVQYDSAGKVLVTPDNPYGLTFDTTYVYGQNQTIRGFLGLRYNFR, from the coding sequence ATGAAAAAACTATTTTTGATGCTGCTTTTCTTTTGTTTGCAGTTTTCATTTGCTCAGGAAACCAGTTCTGTTTCCGGAATTATTTCAGGTGATGGCCATCAATTGCAGTTGGCAAACGTACATTTATTGGGGACAAAATACAGATCGGTTACGGATAGTTTAGGATATTATAACTTCGAAAATGTACCGGTTGGAAATTATACGCTTCAGGTTTCTCTGGTAGGTTTTCAGACTTCAAAAAAGAAAATCGACGTAAGGAAGGGTACTGTTCAAGCGTATGATTTTGAATTGGACGATACAGACAATCAATTGAATGAAGTAGTAGTTTCGGGAACTTTAAAAGCAGTTAAACGTTTGGAAAGTGCTGTTCCGGTTGAGGTTTATTCCCCTGTTTTTTTTAAGAAGAATCCAACGCCGAGTATTTACGATGCGCTTCAAAACATAAACGGCGTTCGGCCACAGTTAAATTGCGGGGTTTGTAATACGGGAGACATTCATATAAACGGTCTCGAAGGCCCGTATACTTTGGTTTTGATCGATGGAATGCCAATTGTCAGCAGCCTTTCAACTGTTTATGGCTTGTCCGGAATTCCGAATTCTCTGGTGGAAAGAATAGAAATTGTAAAAGGTCCGGCTTCTTCTCTTTACGGAAGTGAGGCTGTTGGGGGATTAATCAATATTATTACCAAGAACCCAACAAACGCTCCGGTTTTTTCGGCAGATTATTTTACCACAACGTATCTAGAAAACAATCTCGATCTTGGAATGAAATTTAATGCCGGAAAAAAGGCCACTTCACTTTTAGGAGTTAACTATTTCAATTACGATCAGGTTATCGATAAAGACAACGATAATTTTACCGATGTGACGCTTTCTAAAAGGATTTCGGTTTTTAATAAATGGAGTTTTCATCGAAACGACAACCGTCTTTTTACCATAGCAGCACGTGGTATGTATGAAGACCGTTGGGGAGGAGATGTTCGTTGGGAAAGAAAATACCGTGGAGGTAATGAAATTTACGGTGAAAGTATTTATACGAAAAGGGGAGAATTAATTGGAAGTTACCAACTGCCTTTTGAAGAAAAACTGATGTTATCGTTCTCGGGGAATGTACATTATCAGGACAGCCGTTACGGAACGACGTCGTATATTGCGAATCAAAAAATAGGCTTCCTGCAGTTAACCTGGGATAAAAAAATAGGAAGCAATGATTTTCTTGCCGGAATAGCAAGCCGATATTCCTACTATGACGACAATACGCCGGCAACAAAAAATGCCGAAAAAACCTGGTTGCCGGGAATTTTTGTTCAGGACGAGATCACATTTTCGCCAAAGAGTCAGGTTTTGTTAGGGGCGCGATACGATTATAATTCTATTCATGGTTCTATTTTTACACCCCGATTTGCGTATCGTTTTAAGGCAAATGAAAATACGATTTTTAGGTTAAATGCCGGAACAGGATTCAGAGTGGTGAATTTGTTTACCGAAGATCATGCAGCGCTTACGGGATCACGAGATGTGGTGCTTAAAAGTGATTTAAAACCGGAAAAATCAGTAAACGTTAATTTGAATTATATTCAGAAAATAAACTTTGACAACGGAGTTTTTGTCGGAATCGAAACAACAGCTTTTTATACTCGTTTCAGTAATAAAATCATTTCAGACTACGAAACCGATCCCAATAAGATCATTTACGACAATATCGATGGTTATGCTCTCAGTCAGGGAATCAGTACGAATGTCGATGTTAATTTTACAAATGGGTTAAAGTTTATTTTAGGAGCAACCGTTTTAGACAATAAAAATGTTCAGGACAAAATTTCACAGAGACCTTTCTTAACCGAAAGATTTACCGGAACCTGGAGTGTCTCGTATAAAATAAACCCTTGGAATTTGGTGCTTGATTACACCGGAAATGTTTACAGTCCAATGAAATTGCCATTGTTGAATGAGTACGATCCGAGAAATCCAAATTCACCTTGGTACAGCATTCAGAATATTCAGTTTACGTTTACAGGCTGGAAGAATTTTGAACTTTATGGGGGAATCAAGAATTTGCTGAACTTTACTCCAAAACAGAATAATCCGTTTTTGATTTCGAGAACCAATGATCCTTTTGATAAAAATGTACAATATGATTCGGCGGGAAAAGTACTGGTTACACCGGATAATCCATACGGTTTAACTTTTGATACCACTTATGTTTACGGACAAAATCAGACCATTCGAGGGTTTTTAGGATTGC
- a CDS encoding NAD(P)/FAD-dependent oxidoreductase — protein sequence MIQNNKYDVIIIGGSYSGLSAAMSLGRSLRQVLVIDSGLPCNRQTPYSHNFITQDGERPEVISAKALIQVDFYDTVHFYNGLAIQAMKTKEGFEIKTESGKVFISKKLLFATGIKDLLPKIDGFRECWGISILHCPYCHGYEVKNEKTAIIANGDMGFEYAKLISNWTEDLRILTNGKSTFTTAQSQILQQHKIKVIEDEIAGVKQENGNIQQLIFKSQAAIEVKAIYFRAPFEQHCPLPEALGCELTEQGLLEVDAFQKTTIPGVFASGDCHIQARSVAMAVSSGSFAGASMNKELIDESFLG from the coding sequence GTGATACAGAACAATAAATACGATGTTATAATTATTGGCGGCAGTTATAGTGGGCTTTCGGCTGCAATGAGTCTGGGGCGTTCTTTGCGACAGGTTTTGGTGATAGACAGTGGTTTGCCTTGTAACCGACAAACGCCTTATTCACATAATTTTATCACACAGGATGGTGAAAGACCCGAAGTTATTTCGGCGAAAGCCTTAATTCAGGTCGATTTTTACGATACCGTTCATTTTTATAACGGATTAGCAATTCAGGCAATGAAAACAAAAGAAGGATTTGAAATCAAAACAGAATCCGGAAAAGTGTTCATTTCTAAAAAGTTATTGTTTGCAACCGGAATAAAAGATTTACTACCCAAAATTGATGGTTTTAGGGAATGCTGGGGAATTTCAATATTGCATTGTCCGTATTGTCACGGCTATGAAGTCAAAAACGAAAAAACAGCGATTATCGCTAATGGTGATATGGGGTTCGAATATGCAAAACTAATTTCGAACTGGACAGAGGATTTAAGAATATTAACGAACGGAAAATCAACTTTTACCACAGCGCAATCTCAAATTTTACAGCAACATAAAATTAAGGTTATAGAAGATGAGATTGCTGGCGTAAAACAGGAAAACGGAAATATTCAGCAGCTTATTTTCAAAAGTCAGGCGGCAATTGAAGTAAAAGCTATTTATTTCAGAGCGCCTTTTGAGCAGCATTGCCCACTTCCGGAAGCTTTAGGGTGCGAATTAACAGAACAAGGTTTGTTGGAAGTAGATGCATTTCAAAAAACAACAATTCCCGGAGTTTTTGCCAGTGGTGATTGTCATATTCAGGCGCGATCTGTTGCTATGGCTGTTTCTTCCGGATCTTTTGCCGGGGCTTCGATGAATAAAGAACTGATTGATGAATCATTTTTAGGTTAA
- a CDS encoding GTP-binding protein gives MKKLPVTVLSGFLGAGKTTLLNHILHNKENLKVAVIVNDMSEVNIDAQLVKKEYTLSRTEEKLVEMTNGCICCTLREDLMLEVEKLAKESRFDYLLIESTGISEPIPVAQTFSFVNEEENIDLSRFSYIDTMVTVVDSFNFFKDFGSAKTLREQNLSDLENDNRTIVNLLVDQVEFANVIILNKTDLVSIRSLEFLRASIQKLNPVAKIITSVSGKVDPNEIMNTGLFNYEEAENSAGWIRELEGIHTPETEEYGISSFVFRDPRPFHPNRLWNFFTSDFPASIIRSKGLLWMASRPEQAINWSQAGGSMKAEGAGVWWASMPLSERMTFNNFVEFQDIIEERWTSNFGDRLNELVFIGQKIKETEILEELEKCLCTPDEIVDYQDGFFPKKDLFPIPRTS, from the coding sequence ATGAAAAAACTACCCGTAACCGTTTTAAGCGGATTTCTTGGTGCAGGAAAGACAACGCTTCTCAATCATATTCTTCACAACAAAGAAAACCTTAAAGTTGCTGTTATCGTAAATGACATGAGTGAAGTTAATATAGACGCGCAGCTCGTGAAGAAGGAGTATACCTTGTCGAGAACGGAAGAAAAACTGGTCGAAATGACGAATGGCTGTATTTGTTGCACCTTGCGGGAAGATTTAATGCTTGAAGTTGAAAAACTGGCCAAAGAAAGCAGGTTTGATTATTTGCTTATCGAAAGTACAGGTATCAGCGAACCGATTCCGGTAGCGCAGACTTTCTCTTTTGTGAACGAAGAGGAAAATATTGACTTGTCCAGATTTAGTTACATCGATACCATGGTGACTGTTGTAGATAGTTTTAATTTTTTTAAAGATTTTGGTTCGGCCAAAACACTGCGGGAGCAAAACTTATCTGATCTTGAAAATGACAATCGAACGATCGTCAACCTTCTGGTAGATCAGGTAGAATTTGCTAATGTTATCATTTTGAATAAAACAGATCTCGTTAGTATCAGATCATTAGAATTTTTGAGAGCTTCTATTCAAAAGCTGAATCCTGTGGCGAAAATAATCACTTCGGTTTCAGGCAAAGTAGATCCAAACGAAATTATGAACACGGGATTATTCAATTATGAAGAAGCCGAGAATTCAGCGGGTTGGATTCGGGAATTAGAAGGTATTCATACACCTGAAACAGAAGAATACGGAATTAGTTCTTTTGTATTTCGGGATCCCAGGCCTTTTCATCCCAATCGATTGTGGAATTTTTTTACATCCGATTTTCCCGCCAGCATCATTCGAAGTAAAGGACTGCTGTGGATGGCATCCCGACCGGAACAAGCCATAAACTGGAGTCAGGCCGGTGGATCAATGAAAGCCGAAGGGGCCGGAGTCTGGTGGGCAAGCATGCCATTAAGTGAACGAATGACCTTTAATAATTTTGTTGAATTTCAGGATATTATAGAAGAACGGTGGACTTCTAATTTCGGCGACAGACTCAATGAACTTGTTTTTATTGGTCAGAAAATAAAAGAAACAGAAATTCTGGAAGAGCTTGAAAAGTGCCTTTGTACGCCAGATGAGATTGTAGATTATCAGGACGGATTTTTCCCGAAGAAAGATCTATTTCCCATACCAAGAACTTCTTAA
- a CDS encoding MerC family mercury resistance protein has product MKKTTTPFYDILGISSAAICLVHCLIFPLLTILPLGISHNPFIDLTFASIGLIAILKIIKKSSLLVAITLILSISLIWISILSEMILDVHLDLILIGGIGMIIGHLLNYKNHKHI; this is encoded by the coding sequence ATGAAGAAAACAACGACGCCTTTTTACGATATATTAGGAATCTCAAGTGCTGCCATTTGTCTGGTTCATTGTCTGATATTTCCGCTACTTACTATTTTGCCTTTGGGCATTAGTCATAATCCATTTATCGATTTGACCTTTGCTTCAATAGGTTTAATTGCAATCCTCAAAATTATTAAAAAATCAAGTCTTTTAGTCGCTATAACTTTGATTTTATCGATATCTCTGATTTGGATCAGTATTCTGAGTGAAATGATACTGGATGTTCATTTGGATCTGATTCTTATTGGCGGTATTGGAATGATTATCGGACATCTTCTAAATTATAAAAACCACAAACACATTTAG
- a CDS encoding Fur family transcriptional regulator, translated as MKTTRNTAAKTAVLEIFDKSKTALSHTEIHKQIDDLCDRVTVYRILDRLVNEDIVHKIVNLDGTVKYAKCHHHAQRVHIHNHAHFSCEKCLEVTCLENVKPSYIIPHNYKVNEINFTLSGLCPNCLNSNN; from the coding sequence ATGAAAACAACAAGAAATACAGCAGCAAAGACAGCGGTTCTAGAGATTTTTGACAAATCTAAAACCGCCCTGTCTCATACCGAAATTCACAAACAGATTGATGATTTGTGCGATCGTGTGACCGTTTACAGAATATTAGACCGGTTAGTAAATGAAGATATCGTTCATAAAATTGTGAATCTTGACGGTACCGTAAAGTATGCCAAATGCCATCATCATGCTCAAAGAGTACACATTCACAATCACGCTCATTTTAGCTGTGAAAAATGTCTCGAGGTCACTTGTCTTGAAAATGTAAAACCGAGCTATATTATTCCACACAATTATAAAGTAAATGAGATAAACTTCACCTTGTCAGGATTGTGTCCGAATTGTTTGAATTCAAACAATTAA